A stretch of Lathyrus oleraceus cultivar Zhongwan6 chromosome 6, CAAS_Psat_ZW6_1.0, whole genome shotgun sequence DNA encodes these proteins:
- the LOC127092763 gene encoding filament-like plant protein isoform X2, producing the protein MTDKKRWLWKRKSSEKSPGEAESSGSVSSERYSDEQEVSKESSNGSNHSPDVTSKAVTCADDVDDCSDINEQLPDEVASTPLPSSTCIVNGGSLEMNENGENENILNEKEDDLSDGSRDISEKLSAALVNVNAKEDLVKQHAKVAEEAIAGWEKSENEVAVLKKKLETVTLRNSALEDRVTHLDGALKECVRQLRQTREEHEANIQDAVAEKTHELKSDKIKLESKLVELQNKLEASNARSSIDRDMRQRVEWFEKENMALRHEILVQSEELKIRTIERDLSTQAAETASKQHLESIKKVAKLEAECRRLNSMASKALLVTDHKSIASSSFCVESLMDSQSGSVERLTAVDCDNYKMSGLELNRCEPSVSDSWASALIAELDQFKNEKCSRQAPSDSVKIDLMDDFLEMERLVALPETKNESFVEEPVVVDNQRVDKESALRAEFDIMNQQMDELKGKLEKLEADKAELETALMKSEEFIEESQLQLRESKQKLEELQIELENAYKSNQKIENLLMSMEADTRTLSSKVNSLEAEVDKEKAVSHEVAVKCKNLEEELERKSSMLGLLEVEVEKERNASHVLEKELESKSSMLGLLEVEVEKERNMSHEFAIKCEGLEEALEGKCAKVELLEAEVVKERAVSNEVAAKCKNLEEVLEIKSAKVELLEAEVEKEKAMSEEFAMKCSELEEEILRPTSSLYGEKKIKQEDLALAAGKLAECQKTIASLGNQLKSLATLEDFLIDTAGIPSSPSLIAHASGEMWKMHSNDTFSPKRDSISSRMADASSGLSLNKHDESSPLSSSPSASSVAFPNHASSERSRNGFAKFFSRTKSGIRLEI; encoded by the exons ATGACGGATAAGAAGAGATGGTTGTGGAAGCGGAAGTCTTCTGAGAAGAGTCCGGGCGAAGCTGAGAGTTCGGGATCTGTTTCCTCTGAGAGGTATTCTGATGAACAG GAAGTATCTAAGGAATCTTCTAACGGAAGCAATCATTCACCTGATGTCACCTCAAAAGCTGTGACATGTGCTGACGATGTCGATGATTGTTCAGATATCAATGAACAACTGCCTGATGAAGTTGCATCAACACCTCTACCTTCTTCTACATGCATTGTAAATGGTGGTTCATTAGAGATGAATGAAAACGGAGAGAATGAAAACATATTGAATGAAAAAGAAGATGATTTAAGTGACGGGTCGAGGGATATATCTGAGAAGCTATCTGCTGCTCTTGTTAATGTCAATGCCAAAGAAGACTTGGTTAAGCAGCATGCAAAAGTTGCTGAAGAAGCCATAGCAG GATGGGAAAAATCCGAAAATGAAGTAGCAGTTTTAAAGAAGAAACTCGAGACAGTCACGCTGAGGAATTCAGCTCTTGAAGATAGAGTCACACATCTAGATGGAGCACTTAAGGAGTGTGTTAGGCAGCTAAGACAAACAAGAGAAGAGCACGAAGCAAATATTCAAGACGCCGTAGCCGAAAAGACTCACGAATTGAAATCGGACAAAATCAAACTCGAGAGCAAGCTTGTTGAGCTCCAGAACAAATTAGAAGCATCAAATGCCAGATCTTCTATTGACCGTGATATGCGTCAAAGAGTTGAGTGGTTCGAGAAAGAGAATATGGCTCTCAGGCATGAGATCCTAGTTCAATCGGAAGAGCtaaaaatcagaacaattgagAGAGATTTAAGCACTCAAGCTGCCGAGACAGCTAGTAAACAACATTTAGAAAGCATTAAAAAAGTAGCTAAGCTTGAGGCCGAGTGTCGGAGACTGAACAGCATGGCTTCTAAAGCACTCTTAGTTACTGATCATAAATCTATTGCTTCGTCCTCATTTTGTGTTGAATCTCTCATGGATAGTCAGTCGGGCAGTGTGGAACGACTTACTGCTGTGGATTGTGATAACTACAAGATGAGTGGTTTGGAACTAAACAGGTGTGAGCCAAGTGTTTCTGACTCATGGGCGTCCGCATTAATTGCTGAGCTTGATCAGTTCAAGAATGAAAAGTGCTCTCGACAAGCTCCATCCGATTCTGTTAAAATAGATCTGATGGACGACTTTCTTGAAATGGAACGGCTTGTTGCATTGCCTGAGACGAAAAACGAAAGCTTTGTCGAGGAGCCAGTTGTTGTTGACAATCAACGCGTTGACAAAGAAAGCGCTCTCAGAGCCGAGTTTGACATCATGAATCAGCAAATGGATGAACTAAAAGGGAAGTTAGAAAAGTTGGAAGCAGATAAAGCTGAACTAGAGACTGCTTTGATGAAAAGCGAAGAGTTTATCGAGGAGTCACAACTTCAATTGAGGGAATCCAAACAGAAACTGGAGGAGCTTCAAATAGAGCTAGAAAATGCCTACAAATCAAATCAAAAGATAGAAAATCTCCTAATGAGCATGGAGGCAGACACTCGAACACTATCATCCAAGGTCAACTCACTAGAAGCCGAGGTTGATAAAGAAAAGGCTGTGTCGCACGAAGTTGCAGTGAAGTGTAAGAATCTGGAAGAAGAGTTAGAAAGAAAATCTTCAATGCTTGGCTTATTAGAAGTTGAGGTTGAAAAGGAGAGGAACGCGTCGCATGTATTGGAAAAAGAGTTAGAAAGCAAATCTTCAATGCTTGGTTTATTAGAAGTCGAGGTTGAAAAGGAGAGGAACATGTCGCATGAATTTGCAATAAAATGCGAGGGCCTCGAGGAAGCGCTCGAAGGAAAATGTGCAAAGGTTGAGTTGTTAGAAGCAGAGGTTGTCAAGGAAAGGGCAGTGTCGAATGAAGTTGCAGCCAAGTGTAAGAACTTGGAGGAAGTGCTTGAAATCAAATCCGCAAAGGTTGAGTTATTAGAAGCAGAGGTTGAAAAGGAGAAAGCCATGTCTGAAGAATTTGCAATGAAGTGTAGTGAATTGGAGGAAGAGATACTCAGGCCAACATCTAGCTTGTATGGAGAAAAGAAAATCAAGCAG GAGGACCTAGCCCTCGCAGCCGGAAAGCTCGCCGAATGCCAGAAAACAATAGCATCTTTAGGGAATCAGCTAAAATCTCTAGCTACTCTTGAGGATTTCCTTATTGACACTGCTGGCATTCCTTCAAGTCCATCACTCATTGCTCATGCTAGTGGAGAGATGTGGAAGATGCATTCAAATGACACATTTTCACCTAAAAGAGATTCCATTTCTTCTAGGATGGCTGATGCTAGCTCTGGTCTATCCCTAAACAAACACGATGAAAGCTCGCCACTTTCGTCGTCTCCTTCAGCTTCATCGGTAGCCTTCCCAAATCATGCAAGTTCTGAGAGGAGTCGGAACGGTTTCGCAAAATTTTTCTCGCGAACCAAGAGTGGGATTAGGCTAGAAATTTAG
- the LOC127092763 gene encoding filament-like plant protein isoform X1, producing the protein MTDKKRWLWKRKSSEKSPGEAESSGSVSSERYSDEQQEVSKESSNGSNHSPDVTSKAVTCADDVDDCSDINEQLPDEVASTPLPSSTCIVNGGSLEMNENGENENILNEKEDDLSDGSRDISEKLSAALVNVNAKEDLVKQHAKVAEEAIAGWEKSENEVAVLKKKLETVTLRNSALEDRVTHLDGALKECVRQLRQTREEHEANIQDAVAEKTHELKSDKIKLESKLVELQNKLEASNARSSIDRDMRQRVEWFEKENMALRHEILVQSEELKIRTIERDLSTQAAETASKQHLESIKKVAKLEAECRRLNSMASKALLVTDHKSIASSSFCVESLMDSQSGSVERLTAVDCDNYKMSGLELNRCEPSVSDSWASALIAELDQFKNEKCSRQAPSDSVKIDLMDDFLEMERLVALPETKNESFVEEPVVVDNQRVDKESALRAEFDIMNQQMDELKGKLEKLEADKAELETALMKSEEFIEESQLQLRESKQKLEELQIELENAYKSNQKIENLLMSMEADTRTLSSKVNSLEAEVDKEKAVSHEVAVKCKNLEEELERKSSMLGLLEVEVEKERNASHVLEKELESKSSMLGLLEVEVEKERNMSHEFAIKCEGLEEALEGKCAKVELLEAEVVKERAVSNEVAAKCKNLEEVLEIKSAKVELLEAEVEKEKAMSEEFAMKCSELEEEILRPTSSLYGEKKIKQEDLALAAGKLAECQKTIASLGNQLKSLATLEDFLIDTAGIPSSPSLIAHASGEMWKMHSNDTFSPKRDSISSRMADASSGLSLNKHDESSPLSSSPSASSVAFPNHASSERSRNGFAKFFSRTKSGIRLEI; encoded by the exons ATGACGGATAAGAAGAGATGGTTGTGGAAGCGGAAGTCTTCTGAGAAGAGTCCGGGCGAAGCTGAGAGTTCGGGATCTGTTTCCTCTGAGAGGTATTCTGATGAACAG CAGGAAGTATCTAAGGAATCTTCTAACGGAAGCAATCATTCACCTGATGTCACCTCAAAAGCTGTGACATGTGCTGACGATGTCGATGATTGTTCAGATATCAATGAACAACTGCCTGATGAAGTTGCATCAACACCTCTACCTTCTTCTACATGCATTGTAAATGGTGGTTCATTAGAGATGAATGAAAACGGAGAGAATGAAAACATATTGAATGAAAAAGAAGATGATTTAAGTGACGGGTCGAGGGATATATCTGAGAAGCTATCTGCTGCTCTTGTTAATGTCAATGCCAAAGAAGACTTGGTTAAGCAGCATGCAAAAGTTGCTGAAGAAGCCATAGCAG GATGGGAAAAATCCGAAAATGAAGTAGCAGTTTTAAAGAAGAAACTCGAGACAGTCACGCTGAGGAATTCAGCTCTTGAAGATAGAGTCACACATCTAGATGGAGCACTTAAGGAGTGTGTTAGGCAGCTAAGACAAACAAGAGAAGAGCACGAAGCAAATATTCAAGACGCCGTAGCCGAAAAGACTCACGAATTGAAATCGGACAAAATCAAACTCGAGAGCAAGCTTGTTGAGCTCCAGAACAAATTAGAAGCATCAAATGCCAGATCTTCTATTGACCGTGATATGCGTCAAAGAGTTGAGTGGTTCGAGAAAGAGAATATGGCTCTCAGGCATGAGATCCTAGTTCAATCGGAAGAGCtaaaaatcagaacaattgagAGAGATTTAAGCACTCAAGCTGCCGAGACAGCTAGTAAACAACATTTAGAAAGCATTAAAAAAGTAGCTAAGCTTGAGGCCGAGTGTCGGAGACTGAACAGCATGGCTTCTAAAGCACTCTTAGTTACTGATCATAAATCTATTGCTTCGTCCTCATTTTGTGTTGAATCTCTCATGGATAGTCAGTCGGGCAGTGTGGAACGACTTACTGCTGTGGATTGTGATAACTACAAGATGAGTGGTTTGGAACTAAACAGGTGTGAGCCAAGTGTTTCTGACTCATGGGCGTCCGCATTAATTGCTGAGCTTGATCAGTTCAAGAATGAAAAGTGCTCTCGACAAGCTCCATCCGATTCTGTTAAAATAGATCTGATGGACGACTTTCTTGAAATGGAACGGCTTGTTGCATTGCCTGAGACGAAAAACGAAAGCTTTGTCGAGGAGCCAGTTGTTGTTGACAATCAACGCGTTGACAAAGAAAGCGCTCTCAGAGCCGAGTTTGACATCATGAATCAGCAAATGGATGAACTAAAAGGGAAGTTAGAAAAGTTGGAAGCAGATAAAGCTGAACTAGAGACTGCTTTGATGAAAAGCGAAGAGTTTATCGAGGAGTCACAACTTCAATTGAGGGAATCCAAACAGAAACTGGAGGAGCTTCAAATAGAGCTAGAAAATGCCTACAAATCAAATCAAAAGATAGAAAATCTCCTAATGAGCATGGAGGCAGACACTCGAACACTATCATCCAAGGTCAACTCACTAGAAGCCGAGGTTGATAAAGAAAAGGCTGTGTCGCACGAAGTTGCAGTGAAGTGTAAGAATCTGGAAGAAGAGTTAGAAAGAAAATCTTCAATGCTTGGCTTATTAGAAGTTGAGGTTGAAAAGGAGAGGAACGCGTCGCATGTATTGGAAAAAGAGTTAGAAAGCAAATCTTCAATGCTTGGTTTATTAGAAGTCGAGGTTGAAAAGGAGAGGAACATGTCGCATGAATTTGCAATAAAATGCGAGGGCCTCGAGGAAGCGCTCGAAGGAAAATGTGCAAAGGTTGAGTTGTTAGAAGCAGAGGTTGTCAAGGAAAGGGCAGTGTCGAATGAAGTTGCAGCCAAGTGTAAGAACTTGGAGGAAGTGCTTGAAATCAAATCCGCAAAGGTTGAGTTATTAGAAGCAGAGGTTGAAAAGGAGAAAGCCATGTCTGAAGAATTTGCAATGAAGTGTAGTGAATTGGAGGAAGAGATACTCAGGCCAACATCTAGCTTGTATGGAGAAAAGAAAATCAAGCAG GAGGACCTAGCCCTCGCAGCCGGAAAGCTCGCCGAATGCCAGAAAACAATAGCATCTTTAGGGAATCAGCTAAAATCTCTAGCTACTCTTGAGGATTTCCTTATTGACACTGCTGGCATTCCTTCAAGTCCATCACTCATTGCTCATGCTAGTGGAGAGATGTGGAAGATGCATTCAAATGACACATTTTCACCTAAAAGAGATTCCATTTCTTCTAGGATGGCTGATGCTAGCTCTGGTCTATCCCTAAACAAACACGATGAAAGCTCGCCACTTTCGTCGTCTCCTTCAGCTTCATCGGTAGCCTTCCCAAATCATGCAAGTTCTGAGAGGAGTCGGAACGGTTTCGCAAAATTTTTCTCGCGAACCAAGAGTGGGATTAGGCTAGAAATTTAG